One Onychostoma macrolepis isolate SWU-2019 chromosome 10, ASM1243209v1, whole genome shotgun sequence genomic region harbors:
- the pitpnb gene encoding phosphatidylinositol transfer protein beta isoform: MVLIKEYRVVLPCSVEEYQVGQLFSVAEASKNETGGGEGIEVLKNEPYEKEGEKGQYTHKIYHLKSKVPGFVKMIAPEGALVFHEKAWNAYPYCRTIVTNEYMKDDFMIKIETWHKPDTGSLENVHDLDPTTWKTVEVVHIDIADRSQVEPGDYKQDEDPAIFQSEKTGRGPLGPDWKKELLAKPDAPRMCAYKLVTVKFKWWGLQTKIENFIHKQEKRIFTNFHRQLFCWIDNWVELTMEDIRRMEAETQRELEELRKTGQVRGTSAAHEQ; this comes from the exons ATGGTGCTCATCAAGGAATA tcGTGTGGTCTTGCCATGCTCGGTGGAAGAG TATCAAGTCGGACAGCTTTTCTCGGTGGCTGAGGCCAGTAAAAACGAGACTGGTGGAGGAGAGGGCATTGAAGTGCTCAAGAATGAACCCTATGAGAAGGAAGGCGAGAAGGgacaatacacacacaaaatctaCCACTTAAAGAG TAAAGTGCCAGGCTTTGTGAAGATGATCGCACCAGAGGGGGCGTTAGTTTTCCATGAAAAGGCCTGGAATGCTTATCCATACTGCCGCACGA TTGTGACT AACGAATACATGAAAGATGACTTCATGATTAAAATTGAAACCTGGCATAAACCTGACACGGGCTCTTTAGAGAAT GTACATGATCTGGATCCCACCACATGGAAGACGGTGGAAGTCGTGCATATCGATATAGCCGATCGGTCTCAGGTTGAACCTGGA GATTATAAACAGGATGAGGACCCAGCAATCTTTCAATCAGAGAAAACAGGCCGGGGACCTTTAGGACCGGATTGGAAG AAAGAGCTCTTGGCTAAGCCGGATGCCCCTCGTATGTGTGCATACAAACTAGTCACCGTCAAGTTCAAGTGGTGGGGCCTTCAAACCAAAATAGAAAACTTCATCCACAAG CAAGAGAAGAGAATCTTCACCAACTTCCACCGTCAGCTCTTCTGTTGGATTGACAACTGGGTGGAGCTCACCATGGAGGACATCCGCCGGATGGAGGCGGAAACGCAGCGAGAGCTGGAGGAG cttcgtaaaacTGGTCAAGTTCGAGGCACCAGTGCTGCTCACGAACAATGA